The Candidatus Cloacimonadota bacterium genome contains the following window.
TCACCACTCACGCAAGCAGCTACCATATTATACTTTTTGGGCTCTGCATTAAAGAGTCTGGGATACAAACGTGCCATAGACAACTGGGTAAGCCCTGTACTATAGTGTTCTTGAGCCACGCTAATTTTATTGGCATGCCAAAGGTTACCGATCTCTCGTTGCACAGGTTGTAGGATATCAAGAAATATATTGCGGATACTTATATGAGAATCTGCCAAGCCTTCAATTAGCTGCAAGGCTTCTTGCTTCTTAGCGGTTAAAAGAAGGTCTTTGTATTGCTGTGCTTGTGCATAATATGGATTTTTTACATCTAGGCTACTTGTAGAGGGAATTTCATCTGTCAACATTATATCATGGGCGAGTAAGCATAATAAATCTACTTTTGGGAACTGAGAAGCGGGAATATATTTCGCAACAACTTGGATAATTATCAAAAAGTGTTGGGCAAGCCCTTCTTTGTTCAATCCCAATGAAAGCAACAGAAATTTTAGCCAGCGGATGTATTCTTTCCAGAGCGAATCGGATTCCATAATTAACGCTTCAACAAGAAACTGAAGATTATAAAGGGTATCTTCACGGCATTTTTGTAGTTGATATGAGTTGTACCCGCTGGAAACTGCGAGATTGCTTGCTTCAATAATCTCTTGCATTATCTCGATTCTCTTGGCTGTGATTGCATCTGCAGATTCCTGCAACAGGTTAGCAGTCATTTATTCCCCCTGAATATATTTTTATATTCAAAATCTAAAATGAATACTAACAATGTCAAGATAAATCGCAGGTAAAGCAGTATAACTATTTTGAGTATGACCCCTGAAAAGAGTCACCCAAATCTGCAATACCGTTTGGGCTGCCAAGCTCCGCTTGGCAGAGGCGACGGAGTCGCCAGAAAGAAAAGACCTTCGGCCTTTGTGGCAAACAGAGCTTGCCACCCCAGCTTGCCACCCCAGATTGCCATCCCAAATGCACTTCAACAAGTGTCGCAATTGTACAGGCGGTGGTTTATTCTCAAAGGGCACTACAGCGAGCATCCGTACAAACAACGATTTCCGGAGTTCCCATGAGTTTACGCACTCCAGTTGCCACCCCATCTCCCGCATTGTGCAATACCGTTTGGGCTGCCAAGCTCCGCTTGGCAGAGGCGACGGAGTCGCCAGAGAGAAAAGGCCTGCGGCCTTTGCGGCAAGGAGGAGCTTGCCACCCCATCTCCCGCATTTTAGTAAACTGTACGTATGGAAGGTTATAGATTGGAGTATTGTCACGTCTTCGCTGCTTTTTTAACTCGATAAATTCAGAGCGAACCCCCAAAGTC
Protein-coding sequences here:
- a CDS encoding cobalamin-dependent protein (Presence of a B(12) (cobalamin)-binding domain implies dependence on cobalamin itself, in one of its several forms, or in some unusual lineages, dependence on a cobalamin-like analog.); the protein is MTANLLQESADAITAKRIEIMQEIIEASNLAVSSGYNSYQLQKCREDTLYNLQFLVEALIMESDSLWKEYIRWLKFLLLSLGLNKEGLAQHFLIIIQVVAKYIPASQFPKVDLLCLLAHDIMLTDEIPSTSSLDVKNPYYAQAQQYKDLLLTAKKQEALQLIEGLADSHISIRNIFLDILQPVQREIGNLWHANKISVAQEHYSTGLTQLSMARLYPRLFNAEPKKYNMVAACVSGELHELGLRMVTDIMEMEGWDTCFLGANTPNDAIIQTILERKADLMAISVTFALNLHKAEALISKIRSNSELQHVKIMVGGYPFLHDGNLWKRIGADSFATDASLAAKIAVSLVENLV